One window of Bactrocera tryoni isolate S06 chromosome 2, CSIRO_BtryS06_freeze2, whole genome shotgun sequence genomic DNA carries:
- the LOC120768907 gene encoding G1/S-specific cyclin-E isoform X2 — MANFCLYFKRSLFRNWKVSIKELKYPLKSKMSYNMNTYYNKVEKNRSNEICTVNPSEPASSHKNKSDHKSYKMQNTTKHRQSKLPYNVENRRKITSTDENSNTTPMYATSSWFQPPITSKSLQYKHLQGSPSKSTVTSLETADISAIEASSTSPSSSSIDSVLLRGWSPVPTTSTDTSHWYAKINNRRETSKRKRQDSVNEAQHDPDLGCDLPTAKRKQTLPSPYTSDVSSVASSVYPSPIDVFSHEIDTRSSCDYLSAGTDFEATADCIPDSPSSLRPDDEAIDVEDDEIVSATTSPSSECSTSCFKDAYHLYKMHAVTQLGERTPGQITENTDKIVETKLVKAYDDDYTGTPYNCMTPAAEPEELRQCPLPALSWANAYDVWQLMCKKDQQAACLRSGSMLERHPSLQPRMRAILLDWLIEVCEVYKLHRETYYLAVDYLDRYLSTQKNVQKTHLQLIGITCLFVAAKVEEIYPPKIGEFAYVTDGACQESDILQHEVLLLQTLEWSINPVTPMGWLGVYMQLNVNNRTPASFKRNTYKAKSTVTTDEAYKNDAFIYPQFSGMEFVQTAQLLDLCSLDLGIADYGYSIIAAAAMSHTFNREIALRCSGFDWQTIEPCARWMRPFFEVVREESTYLPMSEQNEQFTNRFGLGHICPNIITDDSHIIQTHTISMGMFDRTAQLQELALATKNRTEASPATGLLCPDGLLTPPASSRKPVDVTDVDEDPDPTSIQRISTTVKTCKNSLTKSTNSAIEVAVSAEKNVLT, encoded by the exons ATGGCTAACTTTTGCTTGTATTTTAAAAGATCTCTGTTTCGCAATTGGAAAGTA TCAATTAAAGAATTGAAATACCCGCTCAAGTCAAAAATGAGTTATAACATGAACACATATTACAATAA GGTTGAAAAGAATCGGAGTAACGAAATCTGTACTGTAAATCCTAGTGAACCAGCTAGTAGCCATAAAAACAAAAGTGACCACAAGAgttataaaatgcaaaataccaCAAAGCATCGTCAAAGTAAACTTCCGTATAATGTAGAAAATCGTAGAAAAATTACGTCAACTGATGAAAACTCTAATACAACGCCAATGTATGCAACGTCCTCTTGGTTCCAGCCACCAATAACGTCGAAATCGTTACAATATAAACACTTACAGGGCTCACCGTCAAAGTCTACAGTTACGTCATTGGAAACTGCGGATATATCAGCAATTGAAGCGTCGTCAACATCACCATCATCGTCTTCCATAGATTCGGTGTTATTACGTGGCTGGTCTCCAGTGCCAACTACATCTACAGATACCTCGCACTGGtatgcaaaaattaataatcgcAGGGAAACCAGCAAGCGTAAAAGACAAGATTCTGTTAATGAAGCGCAACAT GATCCCGACCTAGGCTGCGATTTACCGACGGCTAAGCGCAAGCAAACGCTACCCTCGCCATATACAAGTGATGTAAGTTCTGTGGCGTCATCGGTGTATCCATCGCCAATTGATGTGTTCTCTCATGAAATCGACACGCGCAGTTCTTGCGACTACCTCTCAGCCGGAACCGACTTTGAGGCCACTGCGGATTGCATACCCGACAGTCCAAGCAGTTTACGGCCAGACGATGAAGCTATCGACGTGGAGGATGACGAAATTGTATCTGCAACGACATCACCATCTTCGGAATGTTCAACCAGTTGTTTCAAAGATGCgtatcatttatataaaatgcacGCCGTCACCCAATTAGGAGAACGTACCCCTGGCCAAATTACTGAAAACACAGATAAAATTGTCGAAACAAAATTGGTTAAGGCATACGACGATGACTATACAGGTACACCATATAATTGTATGACACCGGCAGCGGAACCAGAAGAGTTGCGACAATGTCCCTTACCTGCATTAAGTTGGGCAAATGCATATGATGTTTGGCAATTGATGTGCAAAAAGGACCAACAAGCAGCGTGCTTACGCTCAGGTTCAATGTTGGAACGACATCCCAGCTTACAGCCGCGTATGCGTGCTATCCTGCTTGATTGGTTGATTGAGGTTTGCGAGGTATACAAACTACATCGCGAAACCTACTACTTGGCAGTGGACTACTTGGACCGCTATCTAAGTACGCAAAAGAATGTACAGAAGACTCATCTGCAACTGATTGGCATAACTTGTCTTTTTGTCGCTGCGAAAGTTGAAGAAATATACCCGCCCAAAATTGGTGAATTCGCCTATGTGACGGATGGCGCATGCCAGGAATCAGATATATTGCAACATGAAGTGCTGCTACTGCAAACGCTCGAATGGAGTATAAATCCGGTTACACCAATGGGATGGTTAGGTGTTTACATGCAATTAAATGTGAATAACCGTACTCCGGCGTCGTTTAAGCGTAACACATACAAAGCCAAATCAACGGTGACAACAGATGAGGCATATAAGAACGATGCTTTTATTTACCCGCAATTTTCAGGAATGGAATTTGTACAAACTGCTCAATTATTGGACCTATGCTCACTGGATTTGGGTATTGCCGACTATGGTTATTCCATTATTGCTGCAGCGGCCATGAGTCACACTTTCAATAG aGAGATAGCGTTGCGTTGTTCGGGATTCGATTGGCAAACGATTGAGCCATGCGCGCGCTGGATGCGACCTTTTTTCGAAGTTGTACGCGAAGAGTCTACTTACCTGCCCATGTCGGAACAAAATGAACAATTCACAAATCGTTTCGGTTTAGGTCATATATGCCCCAATATTATAACCGACGACTCGCATATAATACAAACGCACACAATATCAATGGGAATGTTT GATCGCACTGCACAATTACAAGAGCTTGCTTTGGCAACTAAAAACCGTACGGAGGCCTCTCCAGCTACTGGTTTATTATGCCCAGATGGTTTGTTGACGCCTCCGGCGTCTAGTCGAAAACCGGTCGATGTGACAGATGTCGATGAAGATCCTGATCCAACTTCCATTCAACGGATAAGCACCACAGTTAAAACATGTAAAAACTCTTTAACCAAATCTACAAACTCAGCAATTGAAGTTGCAGTCAGTGCAGAAAAAAATGTGCTCACGTAA
- the LOC120768907 gene encoding G1/S-specific cyclin-E isoform X1, producing MANFCLYFKRSLFRNWKVVSEGSIKELKYPLKSKMSYNMNTYYNKVEKNRSNEICTVNPSEPASSHKNKSDHKSYKMQNTTKHRQSKLPYNVENRRKITSTDENSNTTPMYATSSWFQPPITSKSLQYKHLQGSPSKSTVTSLETADISAIEASSTSPSSSSIDSVLLRGWSPVPTTSTDTSHWYAKINNRRETSKRKRQDSVNEAQHDPDLGCDLPTAKRKQTLPSPYTSDVSSVASSVYPSPIDVFSHEIDTRSSCDYLSAGTDFEATADCIPDSPSSLRPDDEAIDVEDDEIVSATTSPSSECSTSCFKDAYHLYKMHAVTQLGERTPGQITENTDKIVETKLVKAYDDDYTGTPYNCMTPAAEPEELRQCPLPALSWANAYDVWQLMCKKDQQAACLRSGSMLERHPSLQPRMRAILLDWLIEVCEVYKLHRETYYLAVDYLDRYLSTQKNVQKTHLQLIGITCLFVAAKVEEIYPPKIGEFAYVTDGACQESDILQHEVLLLQTLEWSINPVTPMGWLGVYMQLNVNNRTPASFKRNTYKAKSTVTTDEAYKNDAFIYPQFSGMEFVQTAQLLDLCSLDLGIADYGYSIIAAAAMSHTFNREIALRCSGFDWQTIEPCARWMRPFFEVVREESTYLPMSEQNEQFTNRFGLGHICPNIITDDSHIIQTHTISMGMFDRTAQLQELALATKNRTEASPATGLLCPDGLLTPPASSRKPVDVTDVDEDPDPTSIQRISTTVKTCKNSLTKSTNSAIEVAVSAEKNVLT from the exons ATGGCTAACTTTTGCTTGTATTTTAAAAGATCTCTGTTTCGCAATTGGAAAGTAGTTAGTGAAGGG TCAATTAAAGAATTGAAATACCCGCTCAAGTCAAAAATGAGTTATAACATGAACACATATTACAATAA GGTTGAAAAGAATCGGAGTAACGAAATCTGTACTGTAAATCCTAGTGAACCAGCTAGTAGCCATAAAAACAAAAGTGACCACAAGAgttataaaatgcaaaataccaCAAAGCATCGTCAAAGTAAACTTCCGTATAATGTAGAAAATCGTAGAAAAATTACGTCAACTGATGAAAACTCTAATACAACGCCAATGTATGCAACGTCCTCTTGGTTCCAGCCACCAATAACGTCGAAATCGTTACAATATAAACACTTACAGGGCTCACCGTCAAAGTCTACAGTTACGTCATTGGAAACTGCGGATATATCAGCAATTGAAGCGTCGTCAACATCACCATCATCGTCTTCCATAGATTCGGTGTTATTACGTGGCTGGTCTCCAGTGCCAACTACATCTACAGATACCTCGCACTGGtatgcaaaaattaataatcgcAGGGAAACCAGCAAGCGTAAAAGACAAGATTCTGTTAATGAAGCGCAACAT GATCCCGACCTAGGCTGCGATTTACCGACGGCTAAGCGCAAGCAAACGCTACCCTCGCCATATACAAGTGATGTAAGTTCTGTGGCGTCATCGGTGTATCCATCGCCAATTGATGTGTTCTCTCATGAAATCGACACGCGCAGTTCTTGCGACTACCTCTCAGCCGGAACCGACTTTGAGGCCACTGCGGATTGCATACCCGACAGTCCAAGCAGTTTACGGCCAGACGATGAAGCTATCGACGTGGAGGATGACGAAATTGTATCTGCAACGACATCACCATCTTCGGAATGTTCAACCAGTTGTTTCAAAGATGCgtatcatttatataaaatgcacGCCGTCACCCAATTAGGAGAACGTACCCCTGGCCAAATTACTGAAAACACAGATAAAATTGTCGAAACAAAATTGGTTAAGGCATACGACGATGACTATACAGGTACACCATATAATTGTATGACACCGGCAGCGGAACCAGAAGAGTTGCGACAATGTCCCTTACCTGCATTAAGTTGGGCAAATGCATATGATGTTTGGCAATTGATGTGCAAAAAGGACCAACAAGCAGCGTGCTTACGCTCAGGTTCAATGTTGGAACGACATCCCAGCTTACAGCCGCGTATGCGTGCTATCCTGCTTGATTGGTTGATTGAGGTTTGCGAGGTATACAAACTACATCGCGAAACCTACTACTTGGCAGTGGACTACTTGGACCGCTATCTAAGTACGCAAAAGAATGTACAGAAGACTCATCTGCAACTGATTGGCATAACTTGTCTTTTTGTCGCTGCGAAAGTTGAAGAAATATACCCGCCCAAAATTGGTGAATTCGCCTATGTGACGGATGGCGCATGCCAGGAATCAGATATATTGCAACATGAAGTGCTGCTACTGCAAACGCTCGAATGGAGTATAAATCCGGTTACACCAATGGGATGGTTAGGTGTTTACATGCAATTAAATGTGAATAACCGTACTCCGGCGTCGTTTAAGCGTAACACATACAAAGCCAAATCAACGGTGACAACAGATGAGGCATATAAGAACGATGCTTTTATTTACCCGCAATTTTCAGGAATGGAATTTGTACAAACTGCTCAATTATTGGACCTATGCTCACTGGATTTGGGTATTGCCGACTATGGTTATTCCATTATTGCTGCAGCGGCCATGAGTCACACTTTCAATAG aGAGATAGCGTTGCGTTGTTCGGGATTCGATTGGCAAACGATTGAGCCATGCGCGCGCTGGATGCGACCTTTTTTCGAAGTTGTACGCGAAGAGTCTACTTACCTGCCCATGTCGGAACAAAATGAACAATTCACAAATCGTTTCGGTTTAGGTCATATATGCCCCAATATTATAACCGACGACTCGCATATAATACAAACGCACACAATATCAATGGGAATGTTT GATCGCACTGCACAATTACAAGAGCTTGCTTTGGCAACTAAAAACCGTACGGAGGCCTCTCCAGCTACTGGTTTATTATGCCCAGATGGTTTGTTGACGCCTCCGGCGTCTAGTCGAAAACCGGTCGATGTGACAGATGTCGATGAAGATCCTGATCCAACTTCCATTCAACGGATAAGCACCACAGTTAAAACATGTAAAAACTCTTTAACCAAATCTACAAACTCAGCAATTGAAGTTGCAGTCAGTGCAGAAAAAAATGTGCTCACGTAA
- the LOC120768907 gene encoding G1/S-specific cyclin-E isoform X3: protein MSYNMNTYYNKVEKNRSNEICTVNPSEPASSHKNKSDHKSYKMQNTTKHRQSKLPYNVENRRKITSTDENSNTTPMYATSSWFQPPITSKSLQYKHLQGSPSKSTVTSLETADISAIEASSTSPSSSSIDSVLLRGWSPVPTTSTDTSHWYAKINNRRETSKRKRQDSVNEAQHDPDLGCDLPTAKRKQTLPSPYTSDVSSVASSVYPSPIDVFSHEIDTRSSCDYLSAGTDFEATADCIPDSPSSLRPDDEAIDVEDDEIVSATTSPSSECSTSCFKDAYHLYKMHAVTQLGERTPGQITENTDKIVETKLVKAYDDDYTGTPYNCMTPAAEPEELRQCPLPALSWANAYDVWQLMCKKDQQAACLRSGSMLERHPSLQPRMRAILLDWLIEVCEVYKLHRETYYLAVDYLDRYLSTQKNVQKTHLQLIGITCLFVAAKVEEIYPPKIGEFAYVTDGACQESDILQHEVLLLQTLEWSINPVTPMGWLGVYMQLNVNNRTPASFKRNTYKAKSTVTTDEAYKNDAFIYPQFSGMEFVQTAQLLDLCSLDLGIADYGYSIIAAAAMSHTFNREIALRCSGFDWQTIEPCARWMRPFFEVVREESTYLPMSEQNEQFTNRFGLGHICPNIITDDSHIIQTHTISMGMFDRTAQLQELALATKNRTEASPATGLLCPDGLLTPPASSRKPVDVTDVDEDPDPTSIQRISTTVKTCKNSLTKSTNSAIEVAVSAEKNVLT from the exons ATGAGTTATAACATGAACACATATTACAATAA GGTTGAAAAGAATCGGAGTAACGAAATCTGTACTGTAAATCCTAGTGAACCAGCTAGTAGCCATAAAAACAAAAGTGACCACAAGAgttataaaatgcaaaataccaCAAAGCATCGTCAAAGTAAACTTCCGTATAATGTAGAAAATCGTAGAAAAATTACGTCAACTGATGAAAACTCTAATACAACGCCAATGTATGCAACGTCCTCTTGGTTCCAGCCACCAATAACGTCGAAATCGTTACAATATAAACACTTACAGGGCTCACCGTCAAAGTCTACAGTTACGTCATTGGAAACTGCGGATATATCAGCAATTGAAGCGTCGTCAACATCACCATCATCGTCTTCCATAGATTCGGTGTTATTACGTGGCTGGTCTCCAGTGCCAACTACATCTACAGATACCTCGCACTGGtatgcaaaaattaataatcgcAGGGAAACCAGCAAGCGTAAAAGACAAGATTCTGTTAATGAAGCGCAACAT GATCCCGACCTAGGCTGCGATTTACCGACGGCTAAGCGCAAGCAAACGCTACCCTCGCCATATACAAGTGATGTAAGTTCTGTGGCGTCATCGGTGTATCCATCGCCAATTGATGTGTTCTCTCATGAAATCGACACGCGCAGTTCTTGCGACTACCTCTCAGCCGGAACCGACTTTGAGGCCACTGCGGATTGCATACCCGACAGTCCAAGCAGTTTACGGCCAGACGATGAAGCTATCGACGTGGAGGATGACGAAATTGTATCTGCAACGACATCACCATCTTCGGAATGTTCAACCAGTTGTTTCAAAGATGCgtatcatttatataaaatgcacGCCGTCACCCAATTAGGAGAACGTACCCCTGGCCAAATTACTGAAAACACAGATAAAATTGTCGAAACAAAATTGGTTAAGGCATACGACGATGACTATACAGGTACACCATATAATTGTATGACACCGGCAGCGGAACCAGAAGAGTTGCGACAATGTCCCTTACCTGCATTAAGTTGGGCAAATGCATATGATGTTTGGCAATTGATGTGCAAAAAGGACCAACAAGCAGCGTGCTTACGCTCAGGTTCAATGTTGGAACGACATCCCAGCTTACAGCCGCGTATGCGTGCTATCCTGCTTGATTGGTTGATTGAGGTTTGCGAGGTATACAAACTACATCGCGAAACCTACTACTTGGCAGTGGACTACTTGGACCGCTATCTAAGTACGCAAAAGAATGTACAGAAGACTCATCTGCAACTGATTGGCATAACTTGTCTTTTTGTCGCTGCGAAAGTTGAAGAAATATACCCGCCCAAAATTGGTGAATTCGCCTATGTGACGGATGGCGCATGCCAGGAATCAGATATATTGCAACATGAAGTGCTGCTACTGCAAACGCTCGAATGGAGTATAAATCCGGTTACACCAATGGGATGGTTAGGTGTTTACATGCAATTAAATGTGAATAACCGTACTCCGGCGTCGTTTAAGCGTAACACATACAAAGCCAAATCAACGGTGACAACAGATGAGGCATATAAGAACGATGCTTTTATTTACCCGCAATTTTCAGGAATGGAATTTGTACAAACTGCTCAATTATTGGACCTATGCTCACTGGATTTGGGTATTGCCGACTATGGTTATTCCATTATTGCTGCAGCGGCCATGAGTCACACTTTCAATAG aGAGATAGCGTTGCGTTGTTCGGGATTCGATTGGCAAACGATTGAGCCATGCGCGCGCTGGATGCGACCTTTTTTCGAAGTTGTACGCGAAGAGTCTACTTACCTGCCCATGTCGGAACAAAATGAACAATTCACAAATCGTTTCGGTTTAGGTCATATATGCCCCAATATTATAACCGACGACTCGCATATAATACAAACGCACACAATATCAATGGGAATGTTT GATCGCACTGCACAATTACAAGAGCTTGCTTTGGCAACTAAAAACCGTACGGAGGCCTCTCCAGCTACTGGTTTATTATGCCCAGATGGTTTGTTGACGCCTCCGGCGTCTAGTCGAAAACCGGTCGATGTGACAGATGTCGATGAAGATCCTGATCCAACTTCCATTCAACGGATAAGCACCACAGTTAAAACATGTAAAAACTCTTTAACCAAATCTACAAACTCAGCAATTGAAGTTGCAGTCAGTGCAGAAAAAAATGTGCTCACGTAA